The Propionibacterium freudenreichii subsp. freudenreichii genome contains a region encoding:
- a CDS encoding acyl-CoA dehydratase activase-related protein encodes MSDDALRLGLDVGSTTVKAVVMDGGRIVFSDYRRHNADVRGEMKRLLLDIRNRFPDDVLKVAMTGSGGLGVARMMGVDFQQEVIAATAAIERLNPEADVVIELGGEDAKITYLHPTPEQRMNGSCAGGTGAFIDQMATLMHTDAPGLNELAARFDHLYPIASRCGVFAKTDVQPLLNQGAAHSDIAASVFQAVATQTVAGLACGRPIRGKVIFLGGPLHFLPELRAAFRRVLGDHVNDYITPDDAQLYVAIGAAFLAGGPTLSLPHLAAELDSANEVSVASKTMRPLLLDDAERAEFIERHSRATVPQGEMADAKGHLYLGIDAGSTTIKSVVIDDEGTIVHSSYGSNQGDPVAAAVGIARTVLGALPAGANLARACVTGYGEDLVKTAIHADEGEIETMAHFRAAKVVCPEVTSVIDIGGQDMKFLRIRNGVVDSIAVNEACSSGCGSFLQTFAQTMGTDVREFAREGLAADAPVDLGSRCTVFMNSSVKQAQKEGAGMGDISAGLSYSVVRNALYKVMKLRDTGELGDHVVAQGGTFLNDAVLRAFELLTGVQVTRPNIAGLMGAYGAALTARSHAVDGEVSAMMSRDLDAFSVESSQRVCQLCQNHCKLTITLFDDGGRQVSGNRCERGASLEARPRKSQIPNLYDYKYKRIFGYRRLTDAKATRGEIGIPRALGMYEDYPLWFTVLTELGFKVMLSGRSNHDLFEAGMESIASENVCYPAKLAHGHIEWLLDRGVKTIWMPCVSYELKQFDEADNNFNCPIVAFYPQVLEKNIDRLREPGVRFMDPFLNLNDPDKLAERLVEEFADWNVTRDEAKRAVTAGYAELAHTHADIRAEGDRALQYMREHKMRGIVLAGRPYHVDPEIHHGIPDTIAQLGMVVLSEDALTNGMTTTGFSRPLRARDQWVYHTRLYEAAGQVRSEPDLNLVQLNSFGCGVDAVTTDQVQDILEQGDDVYTVLKIDEISNLGAAKIRLRSLQAAAAERPVSSEVDTSEPITVPAATTPAFTKQMKATHTVYLPQMAPIHFRVLAPLFKRHGYTMELLEHASREDMECGLKYVNNDACFPAIMVIGQLINKFIDGGGDPEKSVVAITQTGGMCRATNYVGMLRRGLAAAGFSQVPVLAISAQGLESNPGFKMTPTIVNAALQGLILTDLLQNVLLRVRPYERDEGSAMALYQRWNALVCEFMTTPRYSAIEGRKLSFKWLCRQMVHEFDELPLLDIPRKPRVGVVGEILVKFQPDANNNLVDVIEDEGCEAVLPGLMGFFLQSMETGDWRWENFGLGRTSRHVKKMALWFIEQMSGTANAALAATHGKFDVPESIHTMAQRAQQVISLGTQAGEGWLLVAEMMHLIEHGTPNVICAQPFACLPNHVVGRGMFKTLRERYPMANITSIDYDPGASEVNQLNRIKLMIATAYKNAEDSGLAGWSNDFDTDSPLDLPSVLGATRGDGNAVNARA; translated from the coding sequence ATGAGCGACGATGCGCTGCGTCTTGGCCTCGACGTGGGGTCAACCACGGTCAAAGCGGTGGTCATGGACGGCGGGCGCATCGTGTTCAGCGACTACCGGCGCCACAACGCCGACGTACGCGGCGAGATGAAGCGACTGCTGCTCGACATCCGCAACCGCTTCCCCGACGACGTGCTCAAGGTGGCAATGACCGGCTCGGGTGGCCTGGGCGTCGCCCGCATGATGGGCGTCGACTTCCAGCAGGAGGTGATCGCCGCCACCGCCGCCATCGAACGCCTCAACCCCGAGGCCGACGTGGTGATCGAGCTGGGCGGCGAGGACGCCAAGATCACCTATCTGCACCCCACGCCCGAACAGCGCATGAACGGCTCCTGCGCCGGCGGCACCGGGGCCTTCATCGATCAGATGGCCACCCTGATGCACACCGATGCGCCCGGGCTCAACGAGCTCGCGGCCCGGTTCGACCACCTCTACCCGATCGCCTCGCGCTGCGGCGTATTCGCCAAGACCGACGTGCAGCCGCTGCTCAACCAGGGCGCCGCACACTCCGACATCGCCGCCTCGGTGTTCCAGGCCGTGGCCACCCAGACCGTTGCCGGGCTCGCCTGCGGGCGTCCCATCCGCGGCAAGGTGATCTTCCTGGGCGGTCCGCTGCACTTCCTGCCCGAGCTGCGGGCCGCCTTCCGCCGCGTGCTCGGCGACCATGTGAACGACTACATCACCCCCGACGACGCCCAGCTCTACGTCGCGATCGGCGCCGCCTTCCTGGCCGGCGGCCCCACCCTGTCGTTGCCGCACCTGGCCGCCGAACTCGACAGCGCCAATGAGGTGTCGGTGGCGTCGAAGACCATGCGTCCGCTGCTGCTCGACGACGCCGAACGCGCCGAATTCATCGAGCGCCACTCCAGGGCCACCGTCCCCCAGGGCGAGATGGCCGACGCGAAGGGCCACCTCTACCTGGGCATCGACGCCGGCTCCACCACCATCAAGTCGGTGGTGATCGACGATGAGGGCACCATCGTGCACTCCAGCTACGGCTCCAACCAGGGCGACCCGGTGGCCGCCGCGGTCGGCATCGCCCGCACCGTGCTCGGCGCGCTCCCGGCGGGCGCCAACCTGGCGCGCGCCTGCGTCACCGGCTACGGCGAGGACCTGGTGAAGACCGCCATCCACGCCGATGAGGGTGAGATCGAGACGATGGCCCACTTCCGGGCCGCGAAGGTCGTCTGTCCCGAGGTCACCTCGGTGATCGACATCGGCGGCCAGGACATGAAGTTCCTGCGCATTCGCAACGGCGTCGTCGACTCGATCGCCGTCAACGAGGCCTGCTCGTCGGGCTGCGGCTCTTTCCTGCAGACCTTCGCCCAGACGATGGGCACCGACGTACGCGAGTTCGCCAGGGAGGGCTTGGCTGCCGACGCGCCGGTCGACCTGGGCAGCCGCTGCACCGTGTTCATGAACTCCTCGGTGAAGCAGGCCCAGAAGGAAGGCGCCGGCATGGGCGACATCTCCGCCGGGCTGTCCTATTCGGTGGTGCGCAACGCCCTGTACAAGGTGATGAAGCTGCGCGACACCGGCGAGCTGGGCGACCATGTGGTGGCCCAGGGCGGCACCTTCCTCAACGACGCGGTGTTGCGGGCCTTCGAGCTGCTCACCGGCGTGCAGGTGACGCGTCCCAACATCGCCGGCCTGATGGGCGCCTACGGTGCCGCACTCACGGCCAGGTCACATGCCGTCGACGGCGAGGTGTCGGCCATGATGAGCCGCGACCTCGACGCGTTCAGCGTGGAATCGAGCCAGCGCGTCTGCCAGCTGTGCCAGAACCATTGCAAGCTCACCATCACCCTGTTCGACGATGGTGGACGCCAGGTGTCGGGCAACCGGTGCGAGCGCGGCGCGTCGCTGGAGGCGCGTCCCCGCAAGTCGCAGATCCCGAACCTGTACGACTACAAGTACAAGCGCATCTTCGGCTACCGGCGCCTGACCGACGCGAAGGCCACCCGTGGCGAGATCGGCATCCCGCGCGCGCTGGGCATGTACGAGGACTATCCGCTGTGGTTCACCGTGCTCACCGAGCTGGGCTTCAAGGTGATGCTGTCGGGACGCTCCAACCACGACCTGTTCGAGGCCGGCATGGAGTCGATCGCCTCCGAGAACGTCTGCTACCCGGCCAAGCTGGCCCACGGGCACATCGAGTGGCTGCTCGACCGCGGCGTCAAGACCATCTGGATGCCCTGCGTGAGCTACGAGCTCAAGCAGTTCGACGAGGCCGACAACAACTTCAACTGCCCCATCGTGGCGTTCTACCCGCAGGTGCTGGAGAAGAACATCGACCGGCTGCGTGAGCCCGGCGTGCGCTTCATGGACCCCTTCCTCAACCTGAACGATCCCGACAAGCTCGCCGAGCGGCTCGTGGAGGAGTTCGCCGACTGGAATGTCACCCGTGACGAGGCCAAGCGGGCCGTCACTGCCGGATATGCCGAGCTGGCCCACACCCATGCCGACATCAGGGCCGAGGGCGACCGGGCGTTGCAGTACATGCGCGAGCACAAGATGCGCGGCATCGTGCTGGCGGGACGTCCCTACCATGTCGATCCCGAGATCCACCACGGCATTCCCGACACCATCGCCCAGCTGGGCATGGTGGTGCTCAGCGAGGACGCGCTGACCAATGGCATGACCACCACCGGCTTCTCGCGTCCGCTGCGTGCCCGTGACCAGTGGGTCTACCACACGCGCCTCTACGAGGCGGCCGGCCAAGTGCGCTCCGAACCCGACCTCAACCTGGTGCAACTCAACTCGTTCGGCTGCGGCGTCGACGCCGTGACCACCGACCAGGTGCAGGACATCCTCGAGCAGGGCGACGACGTGTACACCGTGCTGAAGATCGACGAGATCTCCAATCTGGGTGCCGCGAAGATCCGGCTGCGCTCGCTGCAGGCGGCTGCCGCGGAGCGTCCGGTGTCCAGCGAGGTGGACACCTCCGAGCCGATCACTGTGCCGGCGGCCACCACGCCCGCGTTCACCAAGCAGATGAAGGCCACCCACACCGTCTACCTGCCCCAGATGGCGCCGATCCACTTCCGCGTGCTGGCCCCGCTGTTCAAGCGCCACGGCTACACGATGGAACTGCTGGAGCATGCCAGCCGCGAGGACATGGAATGCGGCCTGAAGTATGTGAACAATGACGCCTGCTTCCCGGCGATCATGGTGATCGGGCAGCTCATCAACAAGTTCATCGATGGTGGTGGCGATCCCGAGAAGTCGGTGGTGGCGATCACCCAGACCGGAGGCATGTGCCGCGCCACGAACTATGTCGGCATGTTGCGCCGCGGGCTGGCTGCGGCCGGCTTCTCGCAGGTGCCGGTGCTGGCGATCTCGGCGCAGGGCCTGGAATCGAACCCCGGTTTCAAGATGACCCCCACCATCGTGAATGCGGCATTGCAGGGCCTGATCCTCACCGACCTGTTGCAGAATGTGCTGCTGCGGGTGCGTCCCTATGAACGCGACGAAGGGTCGGCAATGGCGCTCTATCAGCGCTGGAATGCGCTGGTGTGTGAATTCATGACCACGCCGCGCTATTCGGCCATCGAGGGACGCAAGCTCAGCTTCAAGTGGCTGTGTCGCCAGATGGTGCACGAATTCGATGAGTTGCCGCTGCTGGATATTCCGCGCAAGCCGCGCGTGGGCGTGGTGGGCGAGATCCTGGTGAAGTTCCAGCCCGACGCCAACAACAACCTGGTGGACGTGATCGAGGACGAAGGTTGCGAGGCCGTGCTGCCCGGGCTGATGGGATTCTTCCTGCAGTCGATGGAGACCGGCGATTGGCGCTGGGAGAACTTCGGGTTGGGACGCACCTCGCGTCACGTCAAGAAGATGGCGCTGTGGTTCATCGAGCAGATGTCGGGCACCGCGAATGCGGCCTTGGCCGCCACGCACGGCAAGTTCGATGTACCTGAGTCGATCCATACGATGGCGCAGCGCGCGCAGCAGGTGATCTCGCTGGGCACCCAGGCTGGTGAGGGCTGGCTGTTGGTGGCCGAGATGATGCACCTCATCGAGCACGGCACGCCGAATGTGATCTGCGCCCAGCCGTTTGCCTGCCTTCCCAATCACGTGGTGGGACGCGGCATGTTCAAGACGCTGCGCGAGCGCTATCCGATGGCCAACATCACCTCGATCGACTACGACCCCGGGGCCTCGGAGGTGAACCAGCTCAACCGCATCAAGCTGATGATTGCCACCGCCTACAAGAATGCGGAGGATTCCGGGCTGGCGGGCTGGAGCAATGACTTCGACACCGATTCGCCGCTCGACCTGCCCTCAGTGCTGGGTGCCACCCGTGGCGACGGAAATGCGGTGAATGCGCGCGCCTGA
- a CDS encoding ABC transporter permease has translation MSPAPWWLVALAGVALAYLVVPLLFMGAKVPWASFGRVITSDSARDALWLSVRTCAAAIVIDLVLGVPAAVALSRRWRGVRVARVLVALPLSLPPVVAGLALLVTFGRKGVLGAGLEAAGVHIAFSTIAVVMAQVFVSLPFLVITLEAALRSRTQGLEQTAAGLGAGPSRVLFTITLPTVATGLARGTALALARCLGEFGATLTFAGSLQGVTRTMPLEIYLAREADSGTALTLGVVLIVAAAVIVALTEWPGRRRRPAAEDEPASPTPTDVPDPAGQQRAAAVPVHVDGAVTARDWQVSLDIPAGRVVAVMGRNGAGKSTLAQVLAGALALDSGTASIGPQVHDTATTFTPARRRGVAMVRQDPQVFAHLSVLANVAYPLRARGVPRAAARRAAHAQLAAVGADQLAFRRGDELSGGQAARVSLARALVFDPRLLILDEPTSALDVQARARVTQVLADRLAHRGTTTVLITHDVVEAVRLASWLVVLEHGRVAEQGEPARLLAAPTTDFTARLAGLNIVSGALIVGADALPGIAIGSRRLAAARIDPDSLFPGTLSPGELFPGALPPDALAPDTPLSDSMPPDSMPSASTAPGAGFPAPGSPVSLVFAPEAVSLFRVPQQGSPRSLLPGVVQAVDAASGLVTVRVALDDGPVISARITPAAWAELQLAVGQRLWCSVKATQVRLVPAPAPVGP, from the coding sequence GTGTCCCCAGCACCCTGGTGGCTGGTGGCACTGGCCGGCGTGGCCCTGGCCTACCTGGTGGTGCCGCTGCTGTTCATGGGCGCCAAGGTGCCCTGGGCCAGCTTCGGCCGGGTGATCACCAGCGACAGTGCCCGCGACGCCCTGTGGCTGAGCGTGCGCACCTGCGCGGCCGCCATCGTGATCGACCTGGTGCTCGGGGTTCCCGCGGCCGTCGCCCTGTCGCGCCGGTGGCGTGGGGTGCGCGTGGCCCGCGTGCTCGTCGCCCTGCCCCTGTCGTTGCCGCCGGTGGTGGCAGGCCTGGCGCTGCTGGTGACCTTCGGACGCAAGGGCGTCCTCGGCGCCGGCCTGGAGGCCGCCGGGGTGCACATCGCCTTCTCCACGATCGCCGTGGTGATGGCCCAGGTGTTCGTCTCCCTGCCGTTCCTGGTGATCACCCTGGAGGCGGCGCTGCGTTCGCGCACCCAGGGCCTCGAACAGACCGCTGCCGGCCTGGGCGCCGGCCCCAGCAGGGTGCTTTTCACCATCACCCTGCCCACCGTGGCGACCGGATTGGCCCGCGGCACCGCCCTGGCGCTGGCCCGCTGCCTGGGCGAGTTCGGCGCCACCCTCACCTTCGCCGGCTCGCTGCAGGGCGTCACGCGCACCATGCCCCTGGAGATCTACCTCGCCCGCGAGGCCGACTCCGGCACCGCACTGACGCTGGGTGTGGTGCTCATCGTGGCCGCCGCCGTGATCGTCGCCCTCACCGAGTGGCCCGGGCGTCGGCGCCGCCCGGCCGCCGAGGATGAGCCCGCGTCGCCCACGCCCACCGATGTGCCGGACCCGGCCGGGCAACAGCGCGCCGCCGCCGTGCCGGTGCATGTCGACGGTGCGGTCACGGCCCGCGACTGGCAGGTGTCGCTCGACATCCCGGCCGGGCGCGTGGTGGCCGTGATGGGACGCAACGGCGCCGGCAAGTCGACGCTGGCCCAGGTGCTGGCCGGGGCGTTGGCGCTCGACAGCGGCACGGCGTCGATCGGGCCGCAGGTGCACGACACCGCCACCACCTTCACCCCGGCGCGCCGCCGCGGGGTGGCGATGGTGCGCCAGGACCCACAGGTGTTCGCCCACCTGAGCGTGCTGGCCAATGTTGCCTACCCGCTGCGCGCCCGGGGCGTCCCGCGTGCGGCGGCCCGACGCGCCGCCCACGCCCAGTTGGCCGCGGTCGGGGCAGATCAGTTGGCCTTCCGGCGCGGCGACGAGCTGTCGGGAGGCCAGGCCGCCCGCGTCTCGCTGGCCCGCGCGCTGGTGTTCGACCCGCGGCTGCTGATCCTCGACGAACCCACCTCGGCCCTCGACGTGCAGGCCCGCGCCCGGGTGACGCAGGTGCTGGCCGACCGGCTGGCCCACCGCGGCACCACCACCGTGCTGATCACCCACGACGTGGTGGAGGCGGTGCGCCTGGCGTCGTGGCTGGTGGTGCTCGAGCATGGACGGGTGGCCGAGCAGGGCGAGCCGGCACGGCTGTTGGCCGCCCCGACCACCGACTTCACCGCCCGCCTGGCCGGCCTCAACATCGTCTCGGGCGCCCTGATCGTGGGTGCCGACGCCCTGCCCGGCATCGCGATCGGCTCGCGCCGGCTGGCCGCGGCCCGCATCGACCCCGACAGCCTGTTCCCCGGCACTCTGTCCCCAGGCGAGCTGTTCCCGGGCGCGCTGCCTCCAGACGCGCTGGCCCCCGACACCCCGCTTTCCGACAGCATGCCTCCCGACAGCATGCCTTCCGCCAGCACGGCCCCCGGCGCCGGGTTCCCGGCCCCGGGTTCGCCGGTGTCGCTGGTGTTCGCGCCCGAGGCCGTCTCGTTGTTCCGCGTGCCCCAGCAGGGCTCCCCGCGCTCATTGCTGCCCGGCGTCGTGCAAGCGGTCGATGCGGCATCAGGCCTTGTCACCGTGCGTGTCGCGCTCGACGACGGTCCGGTGATCTCGGCCCGCATCACCCCGGCCGCCTGGGCCGAGCTGCAGCTGGCGGTCGGCCAGCGGCTGTGGTGCTCGGTGAAGGCCACCCAGGTGCGGCTGGTTCCCGCGCCGGCGCCCGTCGGCCCCTGA
- the modA gene encoding molybdate ABC transporter substrate-binding protein produces the protein MRTRPFALVTACLLSLTLAACGSSKGSGGASSSQNATLTVYAAASLTESYDELGKQFEASHPGVKVTFSYAGSQTLVDQLDNGAPADVLATANTSTMAKASDKKLVGQPTTFASNVLTLITPAGNPAHVTGLDSSLDSAKLVICAPAVPCGAATTQLTGLLGVTLHPVSEEDKVTDVRAKVSTGQADAGIVYRTDAMASGDAVDTIPIADADKVVNDYPIATVTASRQQDLAGRFVALVTSPAGRQVLDAHGFSTPGQ, from the coding sequence ATGAGAACCCGCCCATTCGCCCTTGTCACCGCCTGCCTGCTGTCGTTGACGCTGGCCGCCTGCGGCTCGTCCAAGGGCTCGGGGGGAGCCTCGTCCAGCCAGAACGCCACGCTCACCGTCTATGCGGCGGCGTCGCTGACCGAGAGCTACGACGAGCTGGGCAAGCAGTTCGAGGCGTCGCACCCGGGAGTGAAGGTGACGTTCAGCTACGCCGGCTCACAGACCCTGGTCGACCAGCTCGACAACGGGGCGCCGGCCGATGTGCTGGCCACCGCGAACACCTCCACCATGGCCAAGGCCAGCGACAAGAAGCTGGTGGGCCAACCCACCACCTTCGCGTCCAATGTGCTCACCCTGATCACGCCGGCCGGCAACCCGGCCCATGTCACCGGACTCGATTCCTCGCTCGACAGCGCCAAGCTGGTGATCTGCGCCCCGGCCGTGCCCTGCGGCGCGGCGACCACCCAGCTCACCGGGCTGCTCGGCGTCACGCTGCATCCGGTCAGTGAGGAGGACAAGGTGACCGATGTGCGCGCCAAGGTGTCCACCGGCCAGGCCGACGCCGGCATCGTCTACCGCACCGATGCGATGGCCTCGGGCGACGCCGTGGACACGATTCCCATCGCCGATGCCGACAAGGTGGTCAACGACTACCCGATCGCCACGGTGACCGCCTCGCGCCAGCAGGACCTCGCCGGGCGGTTCGTCGCCCTGGTGACCTCGCCGGCCGGACGCCAGGTGCTCGACGCCCACGGCTTCTCCACTCCCGGCCAGTGA
- a CDS encoding MogA/MoaB family molybdenum cofactor biosynthesis protein — protein MPHSDYDLAGIRAAIITTNNRVLAGERPDRGGQLAVEQLAAAGLQTSEPVVIPEEHHAVAEQLRDSLDEGNRLVIVLGGTGFGIRHESPEVVREAIEVEIPGIAEQIRAHGLTNTPLSPLSREVVGVTARDKTGALVVASPSSKGGVADTLSVLIPLLKDIFGQLDEI, from the coding sequence ATGCCGCACAGCGACTACGACCTGGCAGGCATTCGTGCAGCGATCATCACCACCAACAACCGCGTGCTGGCCGGCGAACGTCCCGACCGCGGCGGCCAGCTGGCCGTCGAACAGCTCGCTGCGGCGGGCCTGCAGACGTCCGAGCCGGTGGTGATCCCCGAGGAGCACCATGCGGTGGCCGAGCAGCTGCGCGACAGCCTCGATGAGGGGAACCGGTTGGTGATCGTGCTGGGCGGCACCGGCTTCGGCATCCGCCATGAGAGCCCCGAGGTGGTGCGCGAGGCGATCGAGGTGGAGATTCCCGGCATCGCCGAGCAGATCCGCGCCCATGGGCTGACCAACACGCCGCTGTCACCGCTGTCGCGTGAAGTGGTGGGCGTGACGGCCCGCGACAAGACGGGCGCCCTGGTGGTGGCGTCCCCCAGCTCGAAGGGCGGGGTCGCCGACACGCTGTCGGTACTGATCCCCCTGTTGAAGGACATCTTCGGCCAGCTCGACGAGATCTGA
- the mobA gene encoding molybdenum cofactor guanylyltransferase yields the protein MAATPSGARPDAGRRGRVGAVILAGGGGQRLGGVSKADLRLGQRRLLDIVLSGLVPAVDGDAVVVAPRDVEVPPGVRRTLEDPPDGGPVAGLAAGLAALAGSHALVLVTAVDSPGIVDLAPLLVAALSARPDADGVVARGGEPAPFRQYLQAVYRAGPLRRLLADAGQVRNRGVARTLRVLNLVELPSPADLCRDIDTPDDLDWWRGRLV from the coding sequence ATGGCAGCCACCCCCTCAGGTGCACGTCCCGATGCCGGCCGGCGCGGCCGGGTGGGCGCGGTGATCCTGGCCGGCGGTGGTGGGCAACGCCTTGGTGGGGTGTCGAAGGCCGACCTGCGGCTGGGGCAGCGTCGGCTGCTCGACATCGTGCTGTCGGGATTGGTGCCCGCGGTCGATGGTGATGCGGTGGTGGTGGCGCCCCGCGACGTGGAGGTGCCCCCGGGGGTGCGGCGCACCCTGGAGGACCCGCCCGATGGGGGTCCGGTGGCCGGGTTGGCTGCCGGTTTGGCCGCGTTGGCCGGCTCTCACGCCCTGGTGCTGGTGACGGCGGTCGACAGCCCCGGAATCGTCGACCTGGCGCCGCTGCTTGTTGCCGCGCTGTCGGCCCGCCCTGATGCGGATGGCGTGGTGGCCCGTGGTGGCGAGCCCGCACCGTTCCGTCAATACCTGCAGGCCGTCTACCGGGCCGGTCCGTTGCGCAGGCTGCTGGCCGACGCCGGGCAGGTGCGCAATCGCGGTGTTGCGCGCACCCTGCGCGTCCTCAACCTGGTGGAGTTGCCGAGCCCGGCGGACCTGTGCCGCGACATCGACACCCCCGATGACCTCGACTGGTGGCGTGGGCGCCTGGTGTAG